In one Balaenoptera acutorostrata chromosome 5, mBalAcu1.1, whole genome shotgun sequence genomic region, the following are encoded:
- the FGFR3 gene encoding fibroblast growth factor receptor 3 isoform X6 yields MGAPACALAFFVAVAVVMTGAVSGSPGMEQRVVRSAAEVPGPEPGQQELVFGSGDTVELSCHLPAGAPSGPTVWVKDGVALAPSDRILVGPQRLQVLNASHEDAGAYSCRQRLSQSVLCRFTVRVPDAPSSGDDEDGEDEAEDTAGAPYWTRPERMDKKLLAVPAANTVRFRCPAAGNPTPSISWLKNGKEFRGEHRIGGIKLRHQQWSLVMESVVPSDRGNYTCVVENKFGSIRQTYTLDVLERSPHRPILQAGLPANQTAVLGSDVEFHCKVYSDAQPHIQWLKHVEVNGSKVGPDGTPYVTVLKTAGANTTDKELEVLSLRNVTFEDAGEYTCLAGNSIGFSHHSAWLVVLPAEEELVEAGEAGSVYAGVLSYGVGFLLFILVVAAVTLCRLRSPPKKGLGSPAVHKVSRFPLKRQVSLESSSSMSSNTPLVRIARLSSGEGPALANVSELELPADPKWELSRARLTLGKPLGEGCFGQVVMAEAIGIDKDRAAKPVTVAVKMLKDDATDKDLSDLVSEMEMMKMIGKHKNIINLLGACTQGGPLYVLVEYAAKGNLREYLRARRPPGTDYSFDTCRLPEEQLTFKDLVSCAYQVARGMEYLASQKCIHRDLAARNVLVTEDNVMKIADFGLARDVHNLDYYKKTTNGRLPVKWMAPEALFDRVYTHQSDVWSFGVLLWEIFTLGGSPYPGIPVEELFKLLKEGHRMDKPANCTHDLYMIMRECWHAVPSQRPTFKQLVEDLDRVLTVTSTDEYLDLSVPFEQYSPGGQDTPSSGSSGDDSVFAHDLLPPAPPGSGGSRT; encoded by the exons ATGGGCGCCCCGGCTTGCGCCCTCGCGTTCTTTGTGGCCGTGGCAGTCGTGATGACCGGCGCCGTCTCCGGGTCCCCGGGCATGGAGCAGCGCGTCGTGCGGAGCGCAGCAG AGGTCCCGGGCCCTGAGCCTGGCCAGCAGGAGCTGGTCTTTGGCAGCGGGGACACCGTGGAGCTGAGCTGCCACTTGCCCGCGGGGGCTCCCTCAGGGCCCACGGTCTGGGTGAAGGACGGCGTGGCGCTGGCGCCCTCAGACCGCATCCTGGTGGGGCCGCAGCGGCTGCAGGTGCTCAACGCCTCCCATGAGGACGCCGGGGCCTACAGCTGCCGCCAGCGCCTCTCCCAGAGCGTCCTGTGCCGCTTCACCGTGCGCGTGCCAG ATGCTCCGTCCTCGGGAGACGATGAAGATGGGGAGGACGAGGCTGAAGACACAG CAGGCGCCCCTTACTGGACGCGGCCCGAGCGGATGGATAAGAAGCTGCTGGCGGTGCCGGCTGCCAACACGGTTCGCTTCCGCTGCCCAGCCGCCGGCAACCCCACCCCGTCCATCTCCTGGCTGAAGAACGGCAAGGAGTTCCGAGGCGAGCACCGCATCGGGGGCATCAAG CTGCGGCACCAGCAGTGGAGCCTGGTCATGGAGAGCGTGGTGCCTTCGGACCGCGGCAACTACACGTGCGTCGTGGAGAACAAGTTCGGCAGCATCCGGCAGACGTACACCCTGGACGTGCTGG AGCGCTCGCCGCACCGGCCCATCCTGCAGGCGGGGCTGCCCGCCAACCAGACGGCGGTGCTGGGCAGCGACGTGGAATTCCACTGCAAGGTGTACAGCGACGCGCAGCCCCACATCCAGTGGCTCAAGCACGTGGAGGTGAACGGCAGCAAAGTGGGGCCCGACGGCACGCCCTACGTCACAGTGCTCAAG ACGGCGGGCGCTAACACCACCGACAAGGAGCTAGAGGTTCTGTCCTTGCGCAATGTCACCTTTGAGGACGCGGGGGAGTACACGTGTCTGGCGGGCAATTCTATCGGGTTTTCCCATCACTCTGCGTGGCTGGTGGTGCTGCCAG CTGAGGAGGAGCTGGTGGAGGCTGGTGAGGCTGGCAGTGTGTACGCAGGTGTCCTCAGCTACGGGGTGGGCTTCCTCCTCTTCATCCTGGTGGTGGCCGCTGTGACCCTCTGCCGCCTGCGCAGCCCCCCCAAGAAGGGCCTGGGCTCGCCCGCCGTGCACAAGGTCTCCCGCTTCCCGCTCAAGCGACAG GTGTCCTTGGAGTCCAGCTCGTCCATGAGCTCCAACACGCCGCTGGTGCGGATCGCCCGGCTGTCCTCGGGGGAGGGCCCTGCGCTGGCCAACGTCTCTGAGCTCGAGCTGCCCGCCGACCCCAAGTGGGAGCTGTCCCGGGCCCG GCTGACTCTGGGCAAGCCTCTCGGGGAGGGCTGCTTCGGCCAGGTGGTCATGGCAGAGGCCATCGGCATCGACAAGGACCGGGCTGCCAAGCCCGTCACGGTGGCGGTGAAGATGctgaaag ATGACGCCACAGACAAGGACCTGTCGGACCTGGTGTCCGAGATGGAGATGATGAAGATGATCGGGAAGCATAAGAACATCATCAACCTGCTTGGCGCCTGCACGCAGGGCG GGCCCCTGTACGTGCTGGTGGAGTACGCGGCCAAGGGCAACCTGCGGGAGTACCTGCGGGCACGGCGGCCCCCGGGCACGGACTACTCCTTCGACACTTGCCGGCTGCCCGAGGAGCAGCTCACCTTCAAGGACCTGGTTTCCTGCGCCTACCAGGTGGCACGGGGCATGGAGTACCTCGCCTCGCAGAAG TGCATCCACAGGGACCTGGCCGCCCGCAACGTGCTGGTGACCGAGGACAACGTGATGAAGATCGCGGACTTCGGCCTGGCCCGCGACGTGCACAACCTCGACTACTACAAAAAGACCACCAAT ggCCGCCTGCCCGTGAAGTGGATGGCGCCCGAGGCCTTGTTTGACCGCGTCTACACCCACCAGAGTGACGT CTGGTCCTTCGGGGTCCTGCTCTGGGAGATCTTCACGCTGGGGGGCTCGCCGTACCCCGGCATCCCCGTGGAGGAGCTCTTCAAGCTGCTGAAGGAAGGCCACCGCATGGACAAGCCAGCCAACTGCACGCACGACCT GTACATGATCATGCGCGAGTGCTGGCACGCCGTGCCCTCCCAGAGGCCCACCTTCAAGCAGCTGGTGGAAGACCTGGACCGCGTGCTCACCGTCACATCCACCGAC GAGTACCTGGACCTGTCGGTGCCCTTCGAGCAGTACTCGCCGGGCGGCCAGGACACCCCCAGCTCTGGCTCCTCAGGAGACGACTCCGTGTTTGCCCATGACCtgctgccccccgccccaccaggCAGCGGGGGCTCGCGGACGTGA
- the FGFR3 gene encoding fibroblast growth factor receptor 3 isoform X2, translating to MGAPACALAFFVAVAVVMTGAVSGSPGMEQRVVRSAAEVPGPEPGQQELVFGSGDTVELSCHLPAGAPSGPTVWVKDGVALAPSDRILVGPQRLQVLNASHEDAGAYSCRQRLSQSVLCRFTVRVPDAPSSGDDEDGEDEAEDTAGAPYWTRPERMDKKLLAVPAANTVRFRCPAAGNPTPSISWLKNGKEFRGEHRIGGIKLRHQQWSLVMESVVPSDRGNYTCVVENKFGSIRQTYTLDVLERSPHRPILQAGLPANQTAVLGSDVEFHCKVYSDAQPHIQWLKHVEVNGSKVGPDGTPYVTVLKSWISESAEADVRLRLANVSERDGGEYLCRASNFIGVAEKAFWLRVRGPQAAEEELVEAGEAGSVYAGVLSYGVGFLLFILVVAAVTLCRLRSPPKKGLGSPAVHKVSRFPLKRQVSLESSSSMSSNTPLVRIARLSSGEGPALANVSELELPADPKWELSRARLTLGKPLGEGCFGQVVMAEAIGIDKDRAAKPVTVAVKMLKDDATDKDLSDLVSEMEMMKMIGKHKNIINLLGACTQGGPLYVLVEYAAKGNLREYLRARRPPGTDYSFDTCRLPEEQLTFKDLVSCAYQVARGMEYLASQKCIHRDLAARNVLVTEDNVMKIADFGLARDVHNLDYYKKTTNGRLPVKWMAPEALFDRVYTHQSDVWSFGVLLWEIFTLGGSPYPGIPVEELFKLLKEGHRMDKPANCTHDLYMIMRECWHAVPSQRPTFKQLVEDLDRVLTVTSTDEYLDLSVPFEQYSPGGQDTPSSGSSGDDSVFAHDLLPPAPPGSGGSRT from the exons ATGGGCGCCCCGGCTTGCGCCCTCGCGTTCTTTGTGGCCGTGGCAGTCGTGATGACCGGCGCCGTCTCCGGGTCCCCGGGCATGGAGCAGCGCGTCGTGCGGAGCGCAGCAG AGGTCCCGGGCCCTGAGCCTGGCCAGCAGGAGCTGGTCTTTGGCAGCGGGGACACCGTGGAGCTGAGCTGCCACTTGCCCGCGGGGGCTCCCTCAGGGCCCACGGTCTGGGTGAAGGACGGCGTGGCGCTGGCGCCCTCAGACCGCATCCTGGTGGGGCCGCAGCGGCTGCAGGTGCTCAACGCCTCCCATGAGGACGCCGGGGCCTACAGCTGCCGCCAGCGCCTCTCCCAGAGCGTCCTGTGCCGCTTCACCGTGCGCGTGCCAG ATGCTCCGTCCTCGGGAGACGATGAAGATGGGGAGGACGAGGCTGAAGACACAG CAGGCGCCCCTTACTGGACGCGGCCCGAGCGGATGGATAAGAAGCTGCTGGCGGTGCCGGCTGCCAACACGGTTCGCTTCCGCTGCCCAGCCGCCGGCAACCCCACCCCGTCCATCTCCTGGCTGAAGAACGGCAAGGAGTTCCGAGGCGAGCACCGCATCGGGGGCATCAAG CTGCGGCACCAGCAGTGGAGCCTGGTCATGGAGAGCGTGGTGCCTTCGGACCGCGGCAACTACACGTGCGTCGTGGAGAACAAGTTCGGCAGCATCCGGCAGACGTACACCCTGGACGTGCTGG AGCGCTCGCCGCACCGGCCCATCCTGCAGGCGGGGCTGCCCGCCAACCAGACGGCGGTGCTGGGCAGCGACGTGGAATTCCACTGCAAGGTGTACAGCGACGCGCAGCCCCACATCCAGTGGCTCAAGCACGTGGAGGTGAACGGCAGCAAAGTGGGGCCCGACGGCACGCCCTACGTCACAGTGCTCAAG TCGTGGATCAGTGAGAGTGCGGAGGCTGACGTGCGCCTCCGCCTGGCCAATGTGTCCGAGCGCGACGGGGGCGAGTACCTCTGTCGAGCCTCCAATTTCATAGGCGTGGCTGAGAAGGCCTTTTGGCTGCGTGTTCGCGGGCCCCAAGCAG CTGAGGAGGAGCTGGTGGAGGCTGGTGAGGCTGGCAGTGTGTACGCAGGTGTCCTCAGCTACGGGGTGGGCTTCCTCCTCTTCATCCTGGTGGTGGCCGCTGTGACCCTCTGCCGCCTGCGCAGCCCCCCCAAGAAGGGCCTGGGCTCGCCCGCCGTGCACAAGGTCTCCCGCTTCCCGCTCAAGCGACAG GTGTCCTTGGAGTCCAGCTCGTCCATGAGCTCCAACACGCCGCTGGTGCGGATCGCCCGGCTGTCCTCGGGGGAGGGCCCTGCGCTGGCCAACGTCTCTGAGCTCGAGCTGCCCGCCGACCCCAAGTGGGAGCTGTCCCGGGCCCG GCTGACTCTGGGCAAGCCTCTCGGGGAGGGCTGCTTCGGCCAGGTGGTCATGGCAGAGGCCATCGGCATCGACAAGGACCGGGCTGCCAAGCCCGTCACGGTGGCGGTGAAGATGctgaaag ATGACGCCACAGACAAGGACCTGTCGGACCTGGTGTCCGAGATGGAGATGATGAAGATGATCGGGAAGCATAAGAACATCATCAACCTGCTTGGCGCCTGCACGCAGGGCG GGCCCCTGTACGTGCTGGTGGAGTACGCGGCCAAGGGCAACCTGCGGGAGTACCTGCGGGCACGGCGGCCCCCGGGCACGGACTACTCCTTCGACACTTGCCGGCTGCCCGAGGAGCAGCTCACCTTCAAGGACCTGGTTTCCTGCGCCTACCAGGTGGCACGGGGCATGGAGTACCTCGCCTCGCAGAAG TGCATCCACAGGGACCTGGCCGCCCGCAACGTGCTGGTGACCGAGGACAACGTGATGAAGATCGCGGACTTCGGCCTGGCCCGCGACGTGCACAACCTCGACTACTACAAAAAGACCACCAAT ggCCGCCTGCCCGTGAAGTGGATGGCGCCCGAGGCCTTGTTTGACCGCGTCTACACCCACCAGAGTGACGT CTGGTCCTTCGGGGTCCTGCTCTGGGAGATCTTCACGCTGGGGGGCTCGCCGTACCCCGGCATCCCCGTGGAGGAGCTCTTCAAGCTGCTGAAGGAAGGCCACCGCATGGACAAGCCAGCCAACTGCACGCACGACCT GTACATGATCATGCGCGAGTGCTGGCACGCCGTGCCCTCCCAGAGGCCCACCTTCAAGCAGCTGGTGGAAGACCTGGACCGCGTGCTCACCGTCACATCCACCGAC GAGTACCTGGACCTGTCGGTGCCCTTCGAGCAGTACTCGCCGGGCGGCCAGGACACCCCCAGCTCTGGCTCCTCAGGAGACGACTCCGTGTTTGCCCATGACCtgctgccccccgccccaccaggCAGCGGGGGCTCGCGGACGTGA
- the FGFR3 gene encoding fibroblast growth factor receptor 3 isoform X1 — MGAPACALAFFVAVAVVMTGAVSGSPGMEQRVVRSAAEVPGPEPGQQELVFGSGDTVELSCHLPAGAPSGPTVWVKDGVALAPSDRILVGPQRLQVLNASHEDAGAYSCRQRLSQSVLCRFTVRVPDAPSSGDDEDGEDEAEDTAGAPYWTRPERMDKKLLAVPAANTVRFRCPAAGNPTPSISWLKNGKEFRGEHRIGGIKLRHQQWSLVMESVVPSDRGNYTCVVENKFGSIRQTYTLDVLERSPHRPILQAGLPANQTAVLGSDVEFHCKVYSDAQPHIQWLKHVEVNGSKVGPDGTPYVTVLKSWISESAEADVRLRLANVSERDGGEYLCRASNFIGVAEKAFWLRVRGPQAAEEELVEAGEAGSVYAGVLSYGVGFLLFILVVAAVTLCRLRSPPKKGLGSPAVHKVSRFPLKRQQVSLESSSSMSSNTPLVRIARLSSGEGPALANVSELELPADPKWELSRARLTLGKPLGEGCFGQVVMAEAIGIDKDRAAKPVTVAVKMLKDDATDKDLSDLVSEMEMMKMIGKHKNIINLLGACTQGGPLYVLVEYAAKGNLREYLRARRPPGTDYSFDTCRLPEEQLTFKDLVSCAYQVARGMEYLASQKCIHRDLAARNVLVTEDNVMKIADFGLARDVHNLDYYKKTTNGRLPVKWMAPEALFDRVYTHQSDVWSFGVLLWEIFTLGGSPYPGIPVEELFKLLKEGHRMDKPANCTHDLYMIMRECWHAVPSQRPTFKQLVEDLDRVLTVTSTDEYLDLSVPFEQYSPGGQDTPSSGSSGDDSVFAHDLLPPAPPGSGGSRT; from the exons ATGGGCGCCCCGGCTTGCGCCCTCGCGTTCTTTGTGGCCGTGGCAGTCGTGATGACCGGCGCCGTCTCCGGGTCCCCGGGCATGGAGCAGCGCGTCGTGCGGAGCGCAGCAG AGGTCCCGGGCCCTGAGCCTGGCCAGCAGGAGCTGGTCTTTGGCAGCGGGGACACCGTGGAGCTGAGCTGCCACTTGCCCGCGGGGGCTCCCTCAGGGCCCACGGTCTGGGTGAAGGACGGCGTGGCGCTGGCGCCCTCAGACCGCATCCTGGTGGGGCCGCAGCGGCTGCAGGTGCTCAACGCCTCCCATGAGGACGCCGGGGCCTACAGCTGCCGCCAGCGCCTCTCCCAGAGCGTCCTGTGCCGCTTCACCGTGCGCGTGCCAG ATGCTCCGTCCTCGGGAGACGATGAAGATGGGGAGGACGAGGCTGAAGACACAG CAGGCGCCCCTTACTGGACGCGGCCCGAGCGGATGGATAAGAAGCTGCTGGCGGTGCCGGCTGCCAACACGGTTCGCTTCCGCTGCCCAGCCGCCGGCAACCCCACCCCGTCCATCTCCTGGCTGAAGAACGGCAAGGAGTTCCGAGGCGAGCACCGCATCGGGGGCATCAAG CTGCGGCACCAGCAGTGGAGCCTGGTCATGGAGAGCGTGGTGCCTTCGGACCGCGGCAACTACACGTGCGTCGTGGAGAACAAGTTCGGCAGCATCCGGCAGACGTACACCCTGGACGTGCTGG AGCGCTCGCCGCACCGGCCCATCCTGCAGGCGGGGCTGCCCGCCAACCAGACGGCGGTGCTGGGCAGCGACGTGGAATTCCACTGCAAGGTGTACAGCGACGCGCAGCCCCACATCCAGTGGCTCAAGCACGTGGAGGTGAACGGCAGCAAAGTGGGGCCCGACGGCACGCCCTACGTCACAGTGCTCAAG TCGTGGATCAGTGAGAGTGCGGAGGCTGACGTGCGCCTCCGCCTGGCCAATGTGTCCGAGCGCGACGGGGGCGAGTACCTCTGTCGAGCCTCCAATTTCATAGGCGTGGCTGAGAAGGCCTTTTGGCTGCGTGTTCGCGGGCCCCAAGCAG CTGAGGAGGAGCTGGTGGAGGCTGGTGAGGCTGGCAGTGTGTACGCAGGTGTCCTCAGCTACGGGGTGGGCTTCCTCCTCTTCATCCTGGTGGTGGCCGCTGTGACCCTCTGCCGCCTGCGCAGCCCCCCCAAGAAGGGCCTGGGCTCGCCCGCCGTGCACAAGGTCTCCCGCTTCCCGCTCAAGCGACAG CAGGTGTCCTTGGAGTCCAGCTCGTCCATGAGCTCCAACACGCCGCTGGTGCGGATCGCCCGGCTGTCCTCGGGGGAGGGCCCTGCGCTGGCCAACGTCTCTGAGCTCGAGCTGCCCGCCGACCCCAAGTGGGAGCTGTCCCGGGCCCG GCTGACTCTGGGCAAGCCTCTCGGGGAGGGCTGCTTCGGCCAGGTGGTCATGGCAGAGGCCATCGGCATCGACAAGGACCGGGCTGCCAAGCCCGTCACGGTGGCGGTGAAGATGctgaaag ATGACGCCACAGACAAGGACCTGTCGGACCTGGTGTCCGAGATGGAGATGATGAAGATGATCGGGAAGCATAAGAACATCATCAACCTGCTTGGCGCCTGCACGCAGGGCG GGCCCCTGTACGTGCTGGTGGAGTACGCGGCCAAGGGCAACCTGCGGGAGTACCTGCGGGCACGGCGGCCCCCGGGCACGGACTACTCCTTCGACACTTGCCGGCTGCCCGAGGAGCAGCTCACCTTCAAGGACCTGGTTTCCTGCGCCTACCAGGTGGCACGGGGCATGGAGTACCTCGCCTCGCAGAAG TGCATCCACAGGGACCTGGCCGCCCGCAACGTGCTGGTGACCGAGGACAACGTGATGAAGATCGCGGACTTCGGCCTGGCCCGCGACGTGCACAACCTCGACTACTACAAAAAGACCACCAAT ggCCGCCTGCCCGTGAAGTGGATGGCGCCCGAGGCCTTGTTTGACCGCGTCTACACCCACCAGAGTGACGT CTGGTCCTTCGGGGTCCTGCTCTGGGAGATCTTCACGCTGGGGGGCTCGCCGTACCCCGGCATCCCCGTGGAGGAGCTCTTCAAGCTGCTGAAGGAAGGCCACCGCATGGACAAGCCAGCCAACTGCACGCACGACCT GTACATGATCATGCGCGAGTGCTGGCACGCCGTGCCCTCCCAGAGGCCCACCTTCAAGCAGCTGGTGGAAGACCTGGACCGCGTGCTCACCGTCACATCCACCGAC GAGTACCTGGACCTGTCGGTGCCCTTCGAGCAGTACTCGCCGGGCGGCCAGGACACCCCCAGCTCTGGCTCCTCAGGAGACGACTCCGTGTTTGCCCATGACCtgctgccccccgccccaccaggCAGCGGGGGCTCGCGGACGTGA
- the FGFR3 gene encoding fibroblast growth factor receptor 3 isoform X4 — MGAPACALAFFVAVAVVMTGAVSGSPGMEQRVVRSAAEVPGPEPGQQELVFGSGDTVELSCHLPAGAPSGPTVWVKDGVALAPSDRILVGPQRLQVLNASHEDAGAYSCRQRLSQSVLCRFTVRVPDAPSSGDDEDGEDEAEDTAGAPYWTRPERMDKKLLAVPAANTVRFRCPAAGNPTPSISWLKNGKEFRGEHRIGGIKLRHQQWSLVMESVVPSDRGNYTCVVENKFGSIRQTYTLDVLERSPHRPILQAGLPANQTAVLGSDVEFHCKVYSDAQPHIQWLKHVEVNGSKVGPDGTPYVTVLKTAGANTTDKELEVLSLRNVTFEDAGEYTCLAGNSIGFSHHSAWLVVLPAEEELVEAGEAGSVYAGVLSYGVGFLLFILVVAAVTLCRLRSPPKKGLGSPAVHKVSRFPLKRQQVSLESSSSMSSNTPLVRIARLSSGEGPALANVSELELPADPKWELSRARLTLGKPLGEGCFGQVVMAEAIGIDKDRAAKPVTVAVKMLKDDATDKDLSDLVSEMEMMKMIGKHKNIINLLGACTQGGPLYVLVEYAAKGNLREYLRARRPPGTDYSFDTCRLPEEQLTFKDLVSCAYQVARGMEYLASQKCIHRDLAARNVLVTEDNVMKIADFGLARDVHNLDYYKKTTNGRLPVKWMAPEALFDRVYTHQSDVWSFGVLLWEIFTLGGSPYPGIPVEELFKLLKEGHRMDKPANCTHDLYMIMRECWHAVPSQRPTFKQLVEDLDRVLTVTSTDEYLDLSVPFEQYSPGGQDTPSSGSSGDDSVFAHDLLPPAPPGSGGSRT; from the exons ATGGGCGCCCCGGCTTGCGCCCTCGCGTTCTTTGTGGCCGTGGCAGTCGTGATGACCGGCGCCGTCTCCGGGTCCCCGGGCATGGAGCAGCGCGTCGTGCGGAGCGCAGCAG AGGTCCCGGGCCCTGAGCCTGGCCAGCAGGAGCTGGTCTTTGGCAGCGGGGACACCGTGGAGCTGAGCTGCCACTTGCCCGCGGGGGCTCCCTCAGGGCCCACGGTCTGGGTGAAGGACGGCGTGGCGCTGGCGCCCTCAGACCGCATCCTGGTGGGGCCGCAGCGGCTGCAGGTGCTCAACGCCTCCCATGAGGACGCCGGGGCCTACAGCTGCCGCCAGCGCCTCTCCCAGAGCGTCCTGTGCCGCTTCACCGTGCGCGTGCCAG ATGCTCCGTCCTCGGGAGACGATGAAGATGGGGAGGACGAGGCTGAAGACACAG CAGGCGCCCCTTACTGGACGCGGCCCGAGCGGATGGATAAGAAGCTGCTGGCGGTGCCGGCTGCCAACACGGTTCGCTTCCGCTGCCCAGCCGCCGGCAACCCCACCCCGTCCATCTCCTGGCTGAAGAACGGCAAGGAGTTCCGAGGCGAGCACCGCATCGGGGGCATCAAG CTGCGGCACCAGCAGTGGAGCCTGGTCATGGAGAGCGTGGTGCCTTCGGACCGCGGCAACTACACGTGCGTCGTGGAGAACAAGTTCGGCAGCATCCGGCAGACGTACACCCTGGACGTGCTGG AGCGCTCGCCGCACCGGCCCATCCTGCAGGCGGGGCTGCCCGCCAACCAGACGGCGGTGCTGGGCAGCGACGTGGAATTCCACTGCAAGGTGTACAGCGACGCGCAGCCCCACATCCAGTGGCTCAAGCACGTGGAGGTGAACGGCAGCAAAGTGGGGCCCGACGGCACGCCCTACGTCACAGTGCTCAAG ACGGCGGGCGCTAACACCACCGACAAGGAGCTAGAGGTTCTGTCCTTGCGCAATGTCACCTTTGAGGACGCGGGGGAGTACACGTGTCTGGCGGGCAATTCTATCGGGTTTTCCCATCACTCTGCGTGGCTGGTGGTGCTGCCAG CTGAGGAGGAGCTGGTGGAGGCTGGTGAGGCTGGCAGTGTGTACGCAGGTGTCCTCAGCTACGGGGTGGGCTTCCTCCTCTTCATCCTGGTGGTGGCCGCTGTGACCCTCTGCCGCCTGCGCAGCCCCCCCAAGAAGGGCCTGGGCTCGCCCGCCGTGCACAAGGTCTCCCGCTTCCCGCTCAAGCGACAG CAGGTGTCCTTGGAGTCCAGCTCGTCCATGAGCTCCAACACGCCGCTGGTGCGGATCGCCCGGCTGTCCTCGGGGGAGGGCCCTGCGCTGGCCAACGTCTCTGAGCTCGAGCTGCCCGCCGACCCCAAGTGGGAGCTGTCCCGGGCCCG GCTGACTCTGGGCAAGCCTCTCGGGGAGGGCTGCTTCGGCCAGGTGGTCATGGCAGAGGCCATCGGCATCGACAAGGACCGGGCTGCCAAGCCCGTCACGGTGGCGGTGAAGATGctgaaag ATGACGCCACAGACAAGGACCTGTCGGACCTGGTGTCCGAGATGGAGATGATGAAGATGATCGGGAAGCATAAGAACATCATCAACCTGCTTGGCGCCTGCACGCAGGGCG GGCCCCTGTACGTGCTGGTGGAGTACGCGGCCAAGGGCAACCTGCGGGAGTACCTGCGGGCACGGCGGCCCCCGGGCACGGACTACTCCTTCGACACTTGCCGGCTGCCCGAGGAGCAGCTCACCTTCAAGGACCTGGTTTCCTGCGCCTACCAGGTGGCACGGGGCATGGAGTACCTCGCCTCGCAGAAG TGCATCCACAGGGACCTGGCCGCCCGCAACGTGCTGGTGACCGAGGACAACGTGATGAAGATCGCGGACTTCGGCCTGGCCCGCGACGTGCACAACCTCGACTACTACAAAAAGACCACCAAT ggCCGCCTGCCCGTGAAGTGGATGGCGCCCGAGGCCTTGTTTGACCGCGTCTACACCCACCAGAGTGACGT CTGGTCCTTCGGGGTCCTGCTCTGGGAGATCTTCACGCTGGGGGGCTCGCCGTACCCCGGCATCCCCGTGGAGGAGCTCTTCAAGCTGCTGAAGGAAGGCCACCGCATGGACAAGCCAGCCAACTGCACGCACGACCT GTACATGATCATGCGCGAGTGCTGGCACGCCGTGCCCTCCCAGAGGCCCACCTTCAAGCAGCTGGTGGAAGACCTGGACCGCGTGCTCACCGTCACATCCACCGAC GAGTACCTGGACCTGTCGGTGCCCTTCGAGCAGTACTCGCCGGGCGGCCAGGACACCCCCAGCTCTGGCTCCTCAGGAGACGACTCCGTGTTTGCCCATGACCtgctgccccccgccccaccaggCAGCGGGGGCTCGCGGACGTGA